Proteins encoded in a region of the Panicum hallii strain FIL2 chromosome 3, PHallii_v3.1, whole genome shotgun sequence genome:
- the LOC112884507 gene encoding uncharacterized protein LOC112884507 yields the protein MLATTTHAGESQWSELPPDLLRDISGRLHATVDFVRFHAVCRPWRETVVVDGAPKNFLPWLLAPSDAHVASADLADQRCRCVFSRTSCRAPGICIRDRRVACADGTAAWLVGGNNEPCLVNPLTAAHLPSPLRCTPRRRMPDRTHRVVSGDGTILVYDFTPHPPGRRADYGFVREDFEGAILCPEKDCPDHEPWMGVSRDLGTDRCCAAVYNHGDVVCSDLPGKIRRCSYLLESRGGGELLLASVLQEACGGGRLACDLSVSLHALEREGGEEPLVEWTRRDDGTSMLGDDVLFLGFPGSFAVEAARFGGEVSGGTAYFVMDNDSGGQTEEPCRVYRYSFHDGAATLVETLPPGWHDARCMWFLPDPQISPIRRGGPATSSGSSRRGSVPEGG from the exons ATGCTCGCAACGACGACGCACGCCGGCGAATCCCAGTGGTCGGAGCTCCCGCCGGACCTTCTCCGCGACATCTCTGGCCGTCTCCACGCCACGGTCGACTTCGTCCGCTTCCACGCCGTCTGCCGGCCGTGGCGCGAGACGGTCGTCGTCGATGGTGCGCCGAAGAACTTCCTGCCGTGGCTCCTGGCGCCGTCCGACGCCCACGTCGCAAGCGCCGACCTAGCGGACCAGCGCTGCCGCTGCGTCTTCTCCAGGACGAGCTGCCGCGCGCCGGGCATCTGCATCCGGGACAGGAGGGTCGCGTGCgccgacggcacggcggcgtgGTTGGTCGGCGGCAACAACGAGCCCTGCCTCGTCAACCCTCTGACCGCCGCCCACCTGCCTTCCCCCCTCAGGTGCACGCCGCGACGCAGGATGCCAGATCGCACCCACCGCGTCGTCTCCGGCGACGGCACCATCCTCGTGTACGACTTCACGCCGCATCCACCAGGCCGCAGAGCTGATTATGGTTTTGTTCGCGAAGATTTCGAGGGCGCCATTCTGTGCCCCGAGAAGGATTGCCCCGATCACGAGCCATGGATGGGTGTATCACGTGATCTCGGAACCGACCGCTGCTGCGCCGCCGTCTACAACCACGGCGACGTCGTCTGCTCGGACCTG CCCGGCAAGATACGCCGGTGCAGCTACCTCCTGGAGTCTCGCGGTGGTGGCGAGCTCCTGCTGGCCAGCGTTCTTCAAGAGGCCTGCGGCGGCGGTCGGCTGGCCTGCGATCTGTCGGTGTCGCTGCACGCTCTGGAACGGGAAGGAGGCGAGGAGCCGCTGGTGGAGTGGACGAGGAGGGACGATGGCACGAGCATGCTCGGTGACGACGTCCTGTTCCTGGGTTTCCCGGGCAGCTTCGCCGTGGAAGCCGCGCGGTTCGGCGGCGAGGTGAGCGGCGGCACCGCCTACTTCGTCATGGACAACGACTCAGGCGGGCAGACGGAGGAGCCATGCAGGGTGTACAGGTACAGCTTCCACGACGGCGCGGCGACGCTGGTGGAGACGCTGCCGCCCGGATGGCACGACGCGAGGTGCATGTGGTTCCTACCCGATCCCCAGATATCTCCGATCCGGCGGGGAGGTCCGGCGaccagcagcggcagctccCGGCGGGGATCTGTCCCCGAAGGTGGATAA